The proteins below come from a single Mus musculus strain C57BL/6J chromosome 5, GRCm38.p6 C57BL/6J genomic window:
- the Insig1 gene encoding insulin-induced gene 1 protein — protein MPRLHDHVWNYPSAGAARPYSLPRGMIAAAACPQGPGVPEPEHAPRGQRAGTTGCSARPGSWHHDLVQRSLVLFSFGVVLALVLNLLQIQRNVTLFPDEVIATIFSSAWWVPPCCGTAAAVVGLLYPCIDSHLGEPHKFKREWASVMRCIAVFVGINHASAKLDFANNVQLSLTLAALSLGLWWTFDRSRSGLGLGITIAFLATLITQFLVYNGVYQYTSPDFLYIRSWLPCIFFSGGVTVGNIGRQLAMGVPEKPHSD, from the exons ATGCCCAGGCTGCACGACCACGTCTGGAACTATCCAAGCGCGGGCGCTGCGAGGCCGTACAGCCTCCCGCGAGGCATGATTGCGGCGGCCGCTTGTCCGCAGGGCCCCGGAGTCCCCGAACCCGAGCACGCGCCCCGGGGCCAGCGAGCGGGAACCACAGGATGCAGCGCGCGGCCGGGCAGCTGGCACCACGACTTGGTGCAGCGGAGCCTAGTGCTCTTCTCATTTGGCGTGGTCCTGGCCCTGGTGCTCAACCTGCTGCAGATCCAGCGGAATGTCACGCTCTTCCCCGACGAGGTGATAGCCACCATCTTCTCCTCCGCCTGGTGGGTGCCCCCGTGCTGTGGCACGGCAGCGG CTGTTGTCGGTTTACTGTATCCCTGTATTGACAGTCACCTGGGAGAACCACACAAGTTCAAGAGAGAATGGGCCAGCGTTATGCGCTGTATTGCCGTGTTCGTTGGCATCAACCACGCCAGTGCC AAATTAGATTTTGCCAATAATGTCCAGCTGTCCTTGACTTTAGCAGCCCTCTCTTTGGGTTTGTGGTGGACATTTGATCGTTCCCGAAGCGGCCTTGGGCTTGGGATTACCATCGCCTTCCTAGCTACGCTGATCACTCAGTTTCTTGTGTATAATGGTGTCTACCA GTACACGTCCCCTGATTTCCTCTATATCCGTTCTTGGCTCCCCTGTATATTTTTCTCAGGAGGTGTCACAGTGGGAAACATAGGACGACAGTTAGCTATG GGTGTTCCGGAAAAGCCTCACAGTGACTGA